In a genomic window of Amycolatopsis japonica:
- the map gene encoding type I methionyl aminopeptidase, giving the protein MIEIKTPGELQAMRAAGLVVWRTLTAVREIAKPGVTTADLDELAEQTIRDAGAVPSFKGYHGFPASICASVNEQIVHGIPSKTQVLNDGDIISVDCGAILDGWHGDSAVTLAIGEVSKADLALSAATEAAMWAGIAAVSSGGRLTDISHAVQTAAEKAGREDGIEYGMIVEYGGHGIGRQMHMDPFLPNLGKPGKGPRLKTGMALAIEPMLTGGGGETVELEDGWTVVTADGSRASHWEHTVAITDDGPWVLTAPEDA; this is encoded by the coding sequence ATGATCGAAATCAAGACCCCTGGCGAGCTCCAGGCGATGCGGGCCGCCGGTCTGGTGGTCTGGCGCACCCTCACCGCGGTGCGCGAGATCGCCAAGCCGGGGGTGACCACGGCCGACCTCGACGAGCTCGCCGAGCAGACGATCCGCGACGCCGGCGCGGTGCCCTCGTTCAAGGGCTACCACGGCTTCCCGGCGTCGATCTGCGCTTCGGTGAACGAGCAGATCGTCCACGGCATCCCGTCGAAGACGCAGGTCCTGAACGACGGCGACATCATCTCGGTGGACTGTGGCGCCATCCTCGACGGCTGGCACGGCGACTCCGCGGTCACTCTCGCGATCGGTGAGGTGTCGAAGGCGGATCTCGCGCTCTCGGCCGCCACCGAGGCGGCGATGTGGGCCGGGATCGCCGCGGTGTCGTCCGGCGGCAGGCTCACGGACATCTCACACGCGGTGCAGACCGCGGCCGAGAAGGCCGGCCGGGAAGACGGCATCGAGTACGGGATGATCGTCGAGTACGGCGGTCACGGTATCGGGCGCCAGATGCACATGGACCCGTTTCTGCCGAACCTGGGCAAACCGGGCAAGGGCCCGCGGCTCAAGACCGGTATGGCGCTCGCGATCGAGCCCATGCTGACGGGCGGCGGCGGGGAGACCGTCGAGCTCGAGGACGGGTGGACCGTCGTGACCGCGGACGGCTCGCGGGCCTC
- a CDS encoding adenylate kinase, producing MTRLVLVGPPGAGKGTQAVALSEKLRIPHISTGDLFRAHVGEQTPLGQEAKRYLDSGELVPDSVTNEMVRERLAEPDAKVGFLLDGFPRNTKQADVLGEILGEVDTKLNAVIQLQVSEDVVVDRLLSRGRSDDTEEVIRRRQQIYVSETAPLLEYYADILVTVDGVGSVDEISARVLEALRDRT from the coding sequence GTGACGCGCCTGGTTCTCGTTGGCCCTCCTGGCGCGGGCAAAGGTACTCAGGCGGTAGCACTGTCGGAGAAGCTCCGGATCCCGCACATCTCGACCGGCGACCTGTTCCGCGCCCACGTGGGCGAGCAGACGCCGCTGGGCCAGGAAGCCAAGCGCTACCTGGACTCCGGTGAACTCGTGCCCGACTCGGTCACGAACGAGATGGTGCGTGAGCGTCTCGCCGAACCCGACGCCAAGGTCGGTTTCCTGCTCGACGGGTTCCCCCGGAACACGAAGCAGGCCGACGTCCTCGGCGAGATCCTCGGCGAGGTCGACACCAAGCTCAACGCGGTCATCCAGCTCCAGGTCTCGGAAGACGTCGTCGTCGATCGGCTGCTGTCCCGCGGCCGTTCGGACGACACCGAAGAGGTCATCCGTCGCCGTCAGCAGATCTACGTGTCCGAGACGGCTCCGCTGCTCGAGTACTACGCGGACATCCTGGTCACGGTCGACGGCGTCGGCTCGGTCGACGAGATCTCCGCCCGCGTGCTGGAAGCGCTGCGCGACCGCACGTGA
- the secY gene encoding preprotein translocase subunit SecY translates to MLSAFRSALATPDLRKKILFTLAIVAVYRIGATIPAPGISYSAVQQCTETGSQEGVYQLLNLFSGGALLQLSLFSTGIMPYITASIIVQLLTVVIPRFEELKKEGQAGQGKLTQYTRYLTIALAVLQATGVVALADRKQLFPQCDTAIIPDNSVYTLAIIVITMTAGTAVMMWLGELITERGVGNGMSVLIFLNIAARIPIEGGNILSSAGGVVFALICVFGLVIIASVIFVEQGQRRIPVQYAKRMIGRRMYGGTSTYLPIKVNQAGVIPVIFASSLLYLPDLISRLVGDANSNAGWQVFIQNYIVNQSSWAHVLLYFALIIFFTYFYITITFNVDERAEEMKKFGGFIPGIRPGRPTAEYLSYVLGRITLPGSLYLGIIAILPNFFLSVTGSGNNQNFPFGGTAVLIMVGVGLDTVKQIESQLMQRNYEGFLK, encoded by the coding sequence GTGCTCAGCGCCTTCCGCTCGGCTCTAGCGACGCCGGATCTACGTAAGAAGATCCTGTTCACGCTAGCCATCGTCGCGGTCTACCGAATCGGTGCCACCATTCCGGCCCCGGGTATCTCGTATTCCGCCGTGCAGCAATGTACGGAGACCGGGTCGCAGGAGGGCGTCTATCAGCTGCTGAACCTGTTCAGTGGCGGTGCACTGCTGCAGCTGTCGCTGTTCTCGACCGGCATCATGCCGTACATCACGGCGAGCATCATCGTCCAGCTCCTCACCGTGGTCATCCCGCGGTTCGAGGAACTGAAGAAGGAAGGCCAGGCCGGCCAGGGCAAGCTGACCCAGTACACCCGGTACCTGACGATCGCCCTCGCGGTCCTGCAGGCGACCGGTGTGGTGGCGCTCGCCGACCGCAAGCAGCTCTTCCCGCAGTGCGACACCGCGATCATCCCGGACAACAGCGTCTACACGCTGGCCATCATCGTCATCACGATGACCGCCGGTACCGCCGTCATGATGTGGCTGGGTGAGCTGATCACCGAGCGCGGCGTCGGCAACGGCATGTCCGTCCTCATCTTCCTGAACATCGCGGCCCGGATCCCGATCGAGGGTGGCAACATCCTCAGCAGCGCGGGTGGCGTCGTCTTCGCCTTGATCTGCGTGTTCGGCCTGGTGATCATCGCCAGCGTCATCTTCGTCGAGCAGGGCCAGCGCCGGATCCCGGTGCAGTACGCCAAGCGCATGATCGGCCGCCGCATGTACGGCGGGACCTCGACGTACCTGCCGATCAAGGTGAACCAGGCCGGTGTCATCCCGGTCATCTTCGCCTCGTCGCTGCTCTACCTGCCGGACCTGATCAGCCGCCTCGTCGGCGACGCCAACAGCAACGCGGGCTGGCAGGTCTTCATCCAGAACTACATCGTCAACCAGTCCAGCTGGGCGCACGTCCTGCTGTACTTCGCGTTGATCATCTTCTTCACGTACTTCTACATCACGATCACGTTCAACGTGGACGAGCGTGCGGAAGAAATGAAGAAGTTCGGTGGCTTCATCCCGGGCATCCGTCCGGGCCGTCCCACCGCGGAGTACCTCAGCTACGTCCTCGGCCGCATCACCCTGCCGGGCTCGCTGTACCTGGGCATCATCGCGATCCTTCCGAACTTCTTCCTGTCCGTCACCGGCAGCGGGAACAACCAGAACTTCCCGTTCGGTGGCACGGCTGTGCTGATCATGGTCGGTGTCGGTCTCGACACCGTGAAGCAGATCGAAAGCCAGCTGATGCAACGTAACTACGAAGGGTTCTTGAAGTGA
- a CDS encoding LysE family translocator, protein MPALKIARKEFVVAITNPKAILIFTAFVPQFIDAAHGSFSAQIAILGAVYLLAEFVAGATYIGAGALVKTLRLSRRATRNVDRGTGVVLLGMAGALATSSS, encoded by the coding sequence GTGCCGGCGCTGAAGATCGCGAGGAAGGAATTCGTCGTCGCGATCACGAACCCGAAGGCGATCCTCATCTTCACCGCGTTCGTGCCCCAGTTCATCGACGCTGCTCACGGGTCCTTTTCCGCCCAGATCGCGATTCTCGGCGCCGTCTACCTGCTCGCCGAGTTCGTCGCGGGCGCGACCTACATCGGCGCGGGCGCGCTCGTGAAGACGCTTCGGCTGTCCCGCCGGGCGACTCGCAACGTCGACCGCGGCACCGGGGTCGTGCTCCTCGGCATGGCTGGAGCCCTGGCAACTTCGAGCTCCTGA
- a CDS encoding LysE family translocator, which produces MTWAVVFFGAAVLVAFTPGANNLLGLHHGMTQGAWKGLAGLLGRLAAFTVLIAAVAAGLGQLLAASELALTVIKWAGVAYLAWIGARLLWSTFRAGRTTH; this is translated from the coding sequence ATGACTTGGGCGGTGGTCTTTTTCGGAGCGGCGGTGCTCGTGGCTTTTACGCCAGGGGCGAACAATCTGCTCGGCCTGCATCACGGAATGACGCAGGGGGCCTGGAAAGGGCTCGCCGGCCTGTTAGGCCGATTGGCCGCATTCACGGTGCTCATCGCGGCCGTCGCCGCAGGTCTCGGGCAGCTCCTCGCGGCATCCGAACTTGCACTCACGGTGATCAAATGGGCCGGCGTCGCCTACCTGGCCTGGATCGGCGCGCGGCTGCTGTGGTCGACGTTCCGTGCCGGGCGCACGACGCACTGA